A window of the Helianthus annuus cultivar XRQ/B chromosome 4, HanXRQr2.0-SUNRISE, whole genome shotgun sequence genome harbors these coding sequences:
- the LOC110934757 gene encoding COBRA-like protein 4 gives MNNYQMYRQITSPGWTLGWTWAKKEVIWSIVGAQATDQGDCKEFPSDIPHSCDKNPRIIDMQPGVPYIQQFQNCCKGGILSSMGQDPADSIAAFQLSVGNSGNTYSTVSPPGNFSLLGPAQGYTCSPVSLVPSSVSLTSGGHRKTRALMTWQLVCTYSQLRASKTPTCCVSMSSFYNSEITPCPSCACGCMNNEACVKTQSTISRIEGDVPMKQCTQHMCPIRVHWHVKKNYNAYWRVRIAITNFGYNVNYTKWTLVAQHPNLNNIAEVNSFIYKPLHVYGSINDTGMFYGVEKLKNDVVLEAGSNGSVYSEMILKKDRNIFTLNDGWAFPRKVYFNGDECIMPLPVSYPSLPNSVIRASNIGQLVIIQVVVAILYQSL, from the exons ATGAACAACTACCAAATGTATCGCCAAATCACGAGCCCTGGATGGACCTTAGGATGGACATGGGCTAAAAAAGAAGTAATCTGGTCTATTGTGGGAGCTCAAGCAACTGATCAGGGAGACTGCAAGGAGTTCCCTAGTGATATTCCTCACTCTTGTGATAAGAATCCAAGAATCATTGACATGCAGCCTGGAGTACCATACATCCAACAATTTCAAAATTGTTGCAAGGGTGGTATCTTAAGTTCAATGGGCCAAGATCCTGCGGATTCAATCGCGGCGTTTCAGTTGAGTGTTGGGAACTCGGGGAATACGTATAGTACAGTTAGCCCACCAGGGAATTTCTCCCTGTTGGGCCCGGCTCAAGGCTACACCTGTAGCCCTGTGTCGCTCGTGCCATCTTCGGTTTCTTTAACATCTGGTGGACATAGAAAGACCCGAGCTTTGA TGACATGGCAATTGGTGTGCACTTACTCGCAGTTGCGGGCCTCAAAAACTCCAACATGCTGCGTCTCCATGTCATCTTTCTACAACAGTGAGATTACGCCATGTCCTTCATGCGCTTGTGGCTGTATGAACAATGAAGCATGTGTTAA AACACAATCAACTATATCACGAATAGAAGGTGATGTTCCCATGAAGCAATGCACTCAACACATGTGCCCAATTCGGGTTCATTGGCATGTCAAAAAGAACTACAACGCGTATTGGCGTGTGAGGATCGCCATCACTAACTTCGGCTACAATGTAAACTACACCAAATGGACACTTGTTGCTCAACATCCAAATCTAAACAATATTGCTGAAGTTAACAGCTTTATCTACAAGCCTCTTCATGTTTATGGATCCATAA ATGACACAGGTATGTTTTATGGTGTAGAGAAGCTCAAGAACGACGTTGTACTAGAAGCTGGTTCAAACGGAAGTGTGTATAGCGAGATGATTCTTAAGAAAGATCGAAACATATTCACATTAAATGATGGTTGGGCGTTCCCTCGAAAAGTTTACTTCAATGGTGATGAGTGCATAATGCCATTGCCTGTTTCTTACCCGTCTCTTCCAAATTCCGTTATTCGTGCTTCAAATATAGGGCAACTGGTCATCATTCAAGTTGTAGTTGCAATTCTTTATCAGTCTCTATGA